CCTCGCGGGTGGCCGTCGTCGGCAGGGTGCGCAGCAGACCGGCGCCGAGCGCCACCAGGCCCGGGTCGTAGCCCGGCCGCAGCCGCAGCATCCGCTCCTGGAGGACGTCGGCCCACTCGGCGCACACCCTGTCCATCCGCTCCAGCTCGCCGTCGGGTGGTGCGGGCGCGGCCCACAGCTCGCGCAGCAGGCCCGCGGCGAGGTCGAGCCGCTCGGCGGGCGGGAGCGGGGCGGCCCCGAGGGGGGTTCCGGGGCGGCACCGTTCGATCAGGAGCGCGCCCCGCTCACGGGACCGGCGCAGCAGCTGTACGGCGCCGTTGCCGTCCCAGGCGCGCAGTGCCGGGGCCTCGCCGTCGGCCTCGCGGTGCGGCCAGGTCACCTTGAGTACGGCCGGCCCGCCGCCGGGGTACTCGGCCGGTGCCACCCAGGAGCAGCTGCCGCCGTGGAACGGGGCACCGAGCCGTAGTTCCCAGCGCTCCTCGATCTCCCGGACGATCCCGGGCAGCCGGTCCAGCCAGGCCCGTCCGGAGGCGGTGCGCGCCATCTGCCGGACCACGGGCAGCCCGGCGGGGAAACGGTCGGGGTCACGGGGGTGCGCCATCCGGGCAGCCTAAGGGCTGCCCCGGTGCTGTCCCGTAGCCCCTGGCCCTGGTCGCCCGCCAGGGGCCACGGGAACGCCCTCAGCGGCGGCCACGGCAGTCGAGGGTCCGTATGGGGGAGAGCGGAAGACACCGGCGGATGGGGCATTTCCGGCCCTCGCCGTGCTGATATCTGTCGCCGTGCTGATATCTGTCGGACATGAGCGTGTACACACGGTATGGAGCAGTCGCCCTGCTCACCGCGCTGGCCGTGGGCTGCACCGGCCGCACCCGGTCCCGCGGCCGGCCTCGCGGCCCACCTCGGGGCCCGGGTCGCACGCCCACGCGGTTGCCCCCGTCGACACGGACGCCGGAGGGCGGCCGTTCACCCTGGTCGCCTCCGGGGAGATCATCGCCTCACCGCCCGACGTCCTCGCCACGGCCCAGGATGACGCACCGCACGACGTCTACGACTACCGGCCGATGCTCAAGGGCGTGCGGCCGGTCATCTCCTCCGCCGACCTGGCGCTGTGTCATCTGGGGGCGCCGTTCGGACCGGTGAACGGGCCGTTCACCGACTACCCCGTCCTCCAGGCGCCTCCGCAGCTCGCCACCGCCGCTTCGACGACCGACGGCCGGCCCGACATCGACCTGATCGTCGGCACCGGTGCGCACACCCCGCAGCCGTACGAGAAGGTCAACGGCACCTGGGTCGTCTACGGCCTCGGCGACCAGATCTCCGGGGCCATGAAGAAGCCGCGCGGCAACTGGGGCAGCATCGCCCGCTTCCGGTTCGCGCCGCCGGACGGGGCCGGTGCGCGGTGGCGGGTCACCAGGGCCGAGTACCTCCCGCAGCCGGCCGAGCAGAAGCCGCGGGTGCGGATGCGCACTCTCGCCAGGAACGGCGGCCACGGCCGGATCCGCAAGAAGATCAGCAAGGCGGTCCTGAGCCGGGGCGCCGCGGCCGACGGGCTGACCCTCGGGAGGGGCGCCGGGAGCCCGGACTGATCCGCGGCGCCGTCGAGGAGTTGCTGCGCTTCCACAGCACCATCCGCAACGGGCCGCGGCGGGTTGCCACCGCCGATATCGAGAACGACGGACACCTCATCCGTGCGTGCTGATCGCGCCCGAGGCCTTCGACAAGCGCGACGAGGACGGCGTGGTCGTCCTGCTCGATGCCGAACGGTCCGCCGGGCAGCACGAAGCGGTGCGCGAGGCGGCCGTCATCTGCCCGGCCGCCGTGATCGAGGTAGACGCATGACCGTCCTGGGAGGACTGTGCCCGGTCGGGGAGGACTGTGCCCGGCGCGGAGGACAGCACCGCTCGCGGAGGACCGTGCCGCTCGGGGAGGACTGTGCCCGGTCGGGAGGACCGTGCCCGATCATGGAGGGATGGCCGACTCGTATGTACGGGTGCGCGGCGCCCGTGAGCACAACCTCCGCAGCATCGATGTGGACATCCCGAGGGACGCGCTGGTCGTGTTCACCGGGGTGTCCGGATCGGGCAAGTCCTCCCTCGCCTTCGGCACCCTCTACGCCGAGGCGCAGCGCCGCTACTTCGAGTCGGTGGCCCCCTACGCCCGACGGCTGATCCACCAGGTGGGCGCGCCCAAGGTCGAGGACATCACCGGGCTGCCGCCCGCCGTCGCCCTGGAACAGCGGCGCTCCGCGCCCACCTCCCGCTCCTCGGTCGGCACCGTCACCACCCTCTCCAACACCCTGCGCATGCTCTTCTCCCGCGCCGGCGACTACCCGGAGGGCGTAGCGGAACGGCTCGATTCCGACGCGTTCTCACCCAATACCGCGGCCGGGGCCTGCCCGGAATGTCACGGCCTGGGGACCGTTCACCGCGTCACCGAGGAATCACTGGTCCCCGACCCCTCGCTGTCCCTCCGCGAGGGTGCCGTCGCCGCCTGGCCGGGCGCCTGGCAGGGCAAGAACCTCCGCGACATCCTCGCCGCCCTCGGGTACGACATCGACCGGCCCTGGGGCGAGCTCCCGCAGGCCGACCGGGACTGGATCCTGTTCACGGACGAACAGCCGGTCGTCACCGTGCACCCGGTCCGCGACGTGGGCCGGATCCAACGCCCCTACAAGGGCCAGTACATGAGCGCCAAACGCTATGTGCTGCACACCTTCGCCGACTCCAAGAGCGAGACGCTGCGGGGGCGCGTCCAGGGGTTCATGGTCGCCGAGCCCTGCCCGGTGTGCCACGGACGGCGGCTGCGCCCGGAGGCGCTGGCCGTCACCTTCGAGGGCCATGACATCGCCACCCTCGCGGGCCGCCCGCTGAGCGCCCTCGCACAGCTGCTGCGGCCCACCGCCGGGCGGACGGACGACGAGGTGGCGCCGGTGCTGGCCCGCGACCTGGTGGCCCGTATCGATGTCCTCACCGAACTCGGCCTGGGCTATCTGAGCATGGACCGGCCCTCGCCCACCCTGTCCGCCGGCGAACTCCAGCGGCTGCGGCTCGCCACCCAGCTGCGCTCCGGCCTCTTCGGCGTCGTCTACGTCCTGGACGAGCCGTCCGCCGGTCTCCACCCCGCCGACACGGAGTCCCTGCTCACGGTGCTGGGCCGGCTCAAGGAAGCGGGCAACTCGCTGTTCGTCGTCGAGCACGACATGGACGTGGTGCGCCGCGCCGACTGGATCGTGGACGTCGGCCCGCAGGCCGGGGAACACGGCGGACAGGTGCTGCACAGCGGCCCCGTCGCCGCGCTCGCGGACGCCGCCGACTCCGCCACCCGCCGGTTCCTCTTCGACACCGCACCGCCCGCCGAGCGCACGGTGCGCAGCCCCTCGGGCACACTCACCCTCCGCGGGGCCACCCTGCACAATCTGCGCGGCCTGGACGCGACCTTCCCGCTCGGCGTCTTCACCGCCGTCACCGGCGTCTCGGGATCGGGCAAATCGACCCTGGTCACCCGCGTTCTCGCGGACGCCGTACGGGACCACCTCGGCGCGGGCGAGGAGCAGGACGCCGCCGACGGGGACGGCACCGGCACCGGACCGATGGCACGGGCGCAACTCACCGGCGCCGAGGGCCTGGAGGCGGTCGACCGGCTGGTACGCGTCGACCAGAAGCCGATCGGCCGGACCCCGCGCTCCAACCTCGCCACCTACACCGGGCTGTTCGACGCGGTACGCAAGGTCTTCGCCGCCACCGACGAGGCCCGCGCCCGCGGCTACACGGCGGGGCGGTTCTCCTTCAACGTCGCCGCCGGCCGCTGCGAGACCTGCCAGGGCGAGGGCTTCGTGGCCGTGGAACTCCTCTTCCTGCCCGGTACGTACGCCCCCTGCACCGCCTGCCACGGCGCCCGCTACAACCCCGAGACCCTCCAGATCACCTACCGGGGCCGGACCGTCGCCGAGGTGCTGGCGATGACCGTCGACGACGCCGCCGAGTTCCTCGCCGATGTCCCCGCGGCCGCCCGCAGTCTGCGCACCCTCCATGACGTGGGCCTGGGCTATCTGCGGCTCGGCCAGCCCGCGACCGAACTGTCCGGGGGCGAGGCACAGCGCATCAAGCTCGCCACCGAACTCCAGCGGACCCGCCGCGGCCACACCCTCTACCTCCTCGACGAGCCCACCACCGGACTGCACCCCGCCGACACCGAGGTGCTGCTGCGCCAGCTGCACGGCCTGGTCGACGCCGGCCACACCGTCGTGGTCGTCGAGCACGACATGGGGGTGGTCGCCGGCGCCGACCACGTCATCGACCTCGGCCCCGGCGGCGGTGCGGACGGCGGCCGGATCGTGGCGGCGGGCACCCCGGCCGAGGTCGCGGCGGCACCGGACAGCCGTACCGCGCCCTACCTGGCCCGGCGGAGGGCGCGGCCGGACGGCTCTTGACGGTCCGCTAATGTACGCAGGTCAGATCACCAGGCAACAGCACCGCGCAGCACTGCGCAGCACCACGAAGGGGGCACCTCTCATGGCAGACATAGAGAAGGCCAGGGCGGCGTTCGACCGGTTCGACGCGGACGGCGACGGCCAGGTCACGCCGGAGGAGTTCAAGCACGCGATGGCCGAGATGGGCGACCCGTACGTCACCGGCCCGGTCGCCGAGGCGGTCATCAAGGCCAAGGACACCGACAGCGACGGCCGGATGTCCTTCGACGAGTTCTGGGCCGCCCTCCAGGACTGACGTCCGCCCCTGGCCCTTCCTCACGCGCCCTTCGCCTCCCGTTCGCCCGCGGCCGCGCGCAACGCCGCCAGCCCGCGGGCGACCGGGGGCTGCCGCTCACTGCCGCGGCGCACGGCTGCGGCCGCCATGAACCGCAGCGCCGTGCCCCTCGCCCCCGCGAGCCGGCAGCTGTTCCTGGCCGCCGGGGGGACCGTGCTGGGCAGGTCGCTCACCGGCTCACGGGGGCGGGTCGGCGCCGCGCTGCTCTCCGCCGTGGTGGTGTCAGGGCCGGCGACCCGGCTGCTGCTGCGTGGATGAGGTGCCCACCGGCGGCGGCGCGGCATGGTCGCCGGTGCCCCAGGCCGACGGCTCCGGGCCCACGGTGAAGGCCAGTTCACGGCCCGAGCGCAGGTCATCGGTGGT
This Streptomyces decoyicus DNA region includes the following protein-coding sequences:
- a CDS encoding aminoglycoside phosphotransferase family protein yields the protein MAHPRDPDRFPAGLPVVRQMARTASGRAWLDRLPGIVREIEERWELRLGAPFHGGSCSWVAPAEYPGGGPAVLKVTWPHREADGEAPALRAWDGNGAVQLLRRSRERGALLIERCRPGTPLGAAPLPPAERLDLAAGLLRELWAAPAPPDGELERMDRVCAEWADVLQERMLRLRPGYDPGLVALGAGLLRTLPTTATREAVVHGDFNPGNVLAAERRPWLAIDPKPMVGDPAYDPWPLLTQLDAPFAQPDPRRALRERYARVADALGEDPDRLLAWSVARGVESALWSADHDDEAGGAEELAEVQLLAGAAGADL
- a CDS encoding CapA family protein; this translates as MLISVGHERVHTVWSSRPAHRAGRGLHRPHPVPRPASRPTSGPGSHAHAVAPVDTDAGGRPFTLVASGEIIASPPDVLATAQDDAPHDVYDYRPMLKGVRPVISSADLALCHLGAPFGPVNGPFTDYPVLQAPPQLATAASTTDGRPDIDLIVGTGAHTPQPYEKVNGTWVVYGLGDQISGAMKKPRGNWGSIARFRFAPPDGAGARWRVTRAEYLPQPAEQKPRVRMRTLARNGGHGRIRKKISKAVLSRGAAADGLTLGRGAGSPD
- a CDS encoding ferredoxin, whose protein sequence is MLIAPEAFDKRDEDGVVVLLDAERSAGQHEAVREAAVICPAAVIEVDA
- the uvrA gene encoding excinuclease ABC subunit UvrA, whose amino-acid sequence is MADSYVRVRGAREHNLRSIDVDIPRDALVVFTGVSGSGKSSLAFGTLYAEAQRRYFESVAPYARRLIHQVGAPKVEDITGLPPAVALEQRRSAPTSRSSVGTVTTLSNTLRMLFSRAGDYPEGVAERLDSDAFSPNTAAGACPECHGLGTVHRVTEESLVPDPSLSLREGAVAAWPGAWQGKNLRDILAALGYDIDRPWGELPQADRDWILFTDEQPVVTVHPVRDVGRIQRPYKGQYMSAKRYVLHTFADSKSETLRGRVQGFMVAEPCPVCHGRRLRPEALAVTFEGHDIATLAGRPLSALAQLLRPTAGRTDDEVAPVLARDLVARIDVLTELGLGYLSMDRPSPTLSAGELQRLRLATQLRSGLFGVVYVLDEPSAGLHPADTESLLTVLGRLKEAGNSLFVVEHDMDVVRRADWIVDVGPQAGEHGGQVLHSGPVAALADAADSATRRFLFDTAPPAERTVRSPSGTLTLRGATLHNLRGLDATFPLGVFTAVTGVSGSGKSTLVTRVLADAVRDHLGAGEEQDAADGDGTGTGPMARAQLTGAEGLEAVDRLVRVDQKPIGRTPRSNLATYTGLFDAVRKVFAATDEARARGYTAGRFSFNVAAGRCETCQGEGFVAVELLFLPGTYAPCTACHGARYNPETLQITYRGRTVAEVLAMTVDDAAEFLADVPAAARSLRTLHDVGLGYLRLGQPATELSGGEAQRIKLATELQRTRRGHTLYLLDEPTTGLHPADTEVLLRQLHGLVDAGHTVVVVEHDMGVVAGADHVIDLGPGGGADGGRIVAAGTPAEVAAAPDSRTAPYLARRRARPDGS
- a CDS encoding EF-hand domain-containing protein, with the protein product MADIEKARAAFDRFDADGDGQVTPEEFKHAMAEMGDPYVTGPVAEAVIKAKDTDSDGRMSFDEFWAALQD